One genomic window of Desmospora activa DSM 45169 includes the following:
- a CDS encoding phosphate ABC transporter substrate-binding protein PstS family protein — protein sequence MWRKGLKVAGAIGLSLALIVGCSNGGNGGDQSEGGGLSGNLIAVGSSAMQPLVEEAAAKFMEENSGVNITVQGGGSGAGLSAAMDGSANIGNSDVFAEEKDGIDSEKVEDHQVFVVGMGPVVHPEVGVDELTQEQLIDIFTGEVKNWKEVGGKDQEIVLVNRPESSGTRATFAKFALDNNEEFRGKGGIEEDSSGTVQKIVGETPGAIGYLAFSYFNDKVTPLKLDGVEPTDENVYSGEWYVWAYQHMYTNKDSQSKELEQAFIDYILSDEIQESLIPELGYIPVNKMEVERDPEGKVSEKK from the coding sequence ATGTGGCGAAAAGGTCTGAAGGTAGCAGGTGCCATCGGCTTATCGTTGGCATTGATCGTGGGGTGCTCCAACGGTGGTAACGGCGGAGACCAAAGTGAAGGCGGCGGGTTGAGCGGAAACTTGATCGCGGTTGGTTCCAGTGCGATGCAACCGTTGGTTGAAGAAGCTGCTGCCAAGTTTATGGAAGAAAATTCTGGTGTAAACATCACCGTTCAAGGTGGTGGAAGCGGGGCGGGTCTGAGTGCAGCGATGGACGGCTCTGCTAACATCGGAAACTCCGATGTGTTCGCGGAAGAAAAAGACGGCATCGATTCAGAAAAAGTGGAAGACCATCAAGTATTTGTGGTTGGTATGGGCCCGGTTGTTCATCCGGAAGTGGGTGTGGATGAACTGACCCAGGAACAGCTGATCGATATCTTTACCGGTGAAGTGAAGAACTGGAAAGAGGTTGGCGGTAAGGATCAAGAAATCGTGTTGGTCAACCGCCCAGAAAGTTCCGGTACCCGTGCCACCTTTGCTAAGTTTGCACTCGATAACAATGAAGAGTTCCGCGGTAAAGGCGGCATCGAAGAAGACTCTTCCGGTACCGTGCAAAAAATTGTGGGCGAAACCCCTGGTGCTATCGGCTACTTGGCTTTCTCCTACTTTAATGACAAAGTGACTCCGTTGAAACTGGACGGTGTGGAGCCCACTGATGAGAATGTATACAGCGGTGAGTGGTATGTGTGGGCTTACCAGCACATGTATACCAACAAAGATAGTCAAAGCAAGGAACTGGAACAAGCGTTCATCGATTATATCTTGAGCGATGAGATTCAAGAATCCTTGATCCCTGAACTGGGCTATATCCCGGTGAACAAGATGGAAGTGGAACGGGATCCCGAAGGGAAAGTAAGCGAGAAAAAATAA
- the mdh gene encoding malate dehydrogenase: MSIRRKKISIIGSGFTGATTALMLAQKELGDIVLVDIPQAEGPTKGKALDMAQAGPVEGFDAQVTGTVDYKDTAESDLVIITAGIARKPGMSRDDLVSTNAKVMRSVTEQVVKYSPNCTILVLTNPVDAMTYEVFRTSGFPKNRVIGQSGVLDTARFRTFVAQELNLSVEDVTGFVLGGHGDDMVPLVRYSYAGGIPLEKWLPQERLDAIVERTRKGGGEIVGLLGNGSAYYAPAASLVQMAEAILKDKRRVLPAIAYLEGEYGYKDMYLGVPVVLGGNGLEQIIELDLTEEEKAALDRSADSVRSVMKVLG, from the coding sequence ATGTCGATTCGCAGAAAGAAAATTTCCATTATCGGCAGCGGCTTTACCGGTGCCACCACTGCATTGATGCTGGCACAAAAAGAGTTGGGAGATATCGTGCTGGTCGATATCCCGCAAGCGGAAGGCCCGACCAAGGGAAAAGCGTTGGATATGGCGCAAGCGGGTCCGGTAGAGGGGTTTGATGCTCAGGTTACCGGGACCGTCGATTATAAGGATACCGCTGAATCTGACTTGGTGATCATCACTGCGGGGATTGCTCGTAAGCCGGGAATGAGCCGGGATGACTTGGTGAGCACCAATGCCAAGGTGATGCGTTCGGTTACTGAGCAAGTGGTGAAATACTCCCCGAACTGTACAATTCTAGTATTGACCAATCCGGTGGATGCGATGACATATGAAGTGTTCCGTACCTCCGGTTTCCCCAAAAACCGCGTGATCGGTCAATCCGGAGTGCTGGATACCGCCCGTTTCCGCACATTTGTGGCGCAAGAGCTGAACCTGTCCGTCGAAGATGTAACCGGTTTTGTGTTGGGGGGACATGGTGACGATATGGTGCCGCTGGTCCGTTACTCTTATGCCGGTGGGATTCCATTGGAGAAGTGGTTGCCCCAAGAGCGCTTGGACGCCATCGTAGAGCGCACCCGTAAAGGGGGCGGCGAGATTGTGGGCTTGTTAGGTAACGGTAGTGCTTACTACGCCCCCGCCGCTTCTCTGGTGCAAATGGCAGAAGCGATCTTAAAAGACAAACGCCGCGTATTGCCGGCCATCGCTTATTTGGAAGGCGAATACGGATACAAGGATATGTATCTCGGTGTTCCTGTTGTCTTGGGTGGAAACGGCTTGGAACAAATCATTGAGCTGGATCTGACAGAAGAGGAAAAAGCAGCTCTCGACCGTTCTGCCGATTCGGTACGTAGTGTAATGAAGGTACTGGGTTAA
- a CDS encoding citrate synthase, with the protein MTVAKGLEGVVALDSKISSIVNGVLTYRGIDIDDLAENSNFEEVSFLLWNGRLPKQDELDVLKQRLASEAALPEGVVEQLKAYPQNAHPMSALRTAVSTLGLYDGRADEISEELNLDKAISLTAKMPTIVAALFRIGKGEEPVAPQEHRGFAENFVYMLHGQEPDAVAVKAIDKALILHADHELNASTFAARVTTATLSDLYSAITTAIGTLKGPLHGGANEGVMAMLEEIGSIDKVEAVINRKLENKEKIMGFGHRVYKDGDPRAKHLREMSRQLAEQTGDAKWFEMSVQIDDLIQHEKGLKPNVDFYSASTYHYLGIPRNLFTPIFAISRVSGWTAHVLEQYSDNRLIRPRADYVGPVDVSYVPIDQR; encoded by the coding sequence ATGACGGTTGCCAAAGGATTGGAGGGTGTCGTTGCTCTTGACTCAAAGATCAGTTCCATTGTGAATGGTGTACTTACTTACCGCGGCATCGATATCGATGATTTAGCCGAAAACTCAAACTTCGAAGAAGTATCCTTCCTTCTTTGGAATGGACGGCTACCCAAACAGGACGAATTGGATGTGTTAAAACAGCGGTTGGCATCCGAAGCTGCGTTGCCTGAGGGCGTAGTGGAGCAGTTAAAAGCATATCCACAAAATGCTCATCCCATGTCTGCCCTTCGCACCGCCGTTTCCACCCTGGGTTTGTACGATGGACGCGCAGATGAAATCAGTGAAGAATTAAATCTTGATAAAGCGATTAGCCTGACGGCCAAAATGCCGACGATTGTAGCGGCTCTGTTTCGCATCGGCAAAGGGGAAGAGCCGGTAGCGCCACAGGAGCATCGAGGCTTTGCGGAAAACTTTGTCTATATGCTCCATGGGCAGGAACCGGATGCGGTTGCGGTGAAGGCGATCGACAAAGCTCTGATTTTACATGCCGATCATGAGCTAAATGCCTCTACCTTCGCCGCCCGGGTAACGACGGCTACCTTATCGGACTTGTATTCTGCCATTACTACGGCGATTGGTACATTGAAAGGGCCCTTGCACGGTGGTGCCAATGAAGGCGTGATGGCGATGCTGGAGGAAATCGGCAGCATCGACAAAGTGGAAGCGGTTATTAACCGGAAGTTGGAAAACAAAGAAAAAATCATGGGCTTTGGCCATCGTGTTTACAAAGACGGCGATCCGCGGGCAAAGCATTTGCGCGAAATGTCCCGTCAGTTGGCTGAACAGACCGGAGATGCGAAATGGTTTGAGATGTCGGTTCAAATTGACGACCTCATTCAACATGAAAAGGGATTAAAACCCAATGTGGACTTCTACTCCGCTTCCACCTACCATTACTTGGGTATCCCCCGCAATTTGTTTACGCCTATTTTTGCAATCAGTCGTGTGTCTGGATGGACTGCCCATGTGTTGGAGCAGTACAGTGACAACCGTCTAATCCGGCCGCGGGCCGATTATGTTGGACCGGTCGACGTTTCCTACGTGCCTATCGATCAACGCTAA
- a CDS encoding MaoC/PaaZ C-terminal domain-containing protein, with protein sequence MFSGKKRKAQVEWKDVNLGETDESIRQVDGRDVFLYLGVTEDTNPLYSQSGYAEQTPYGQVIVPPGLLLGWVYSRVSERLPGPGSRVIGQRITFPQTAHDGAKIRLQMEVMGKDDESRLLTLAIAGEDEEGRRVMEGELDVIGPPVMNDLFRDTYKNF encoded by the coding sequence ATGTTTTCCGGAAAAAAGCGAAAAGCGCAAGTGGAGTGGAAAGATGTCAACCTGGGTGAAACGGATGAATCGATTCGGCAGGTGGACGGGCGGGATGTGTTTTTGTATCTGGGGGTAACGGAAGATACCAACCCGTTGTATTCACAATCCGGATATGCAGAGCAAACACCCTACGGGCAGGTGATTGTGCCGCCGGGGCTGCTGTTGGGGTGGGTGTATAGCCGTGTATCAGAACGATTGCCCGGTCCGGGAAGCCGAGTGATCGGACAGCGGATCACCTTTCCACAAACAGCGCACGATGGAGCGAAGATTCGATTGCAGATGGAAGTGATGGGCAAGGATGATGAGAGTCGTCTACTCACCCTGGCGATTGCAGGGGAAGATGAAGAGGGACGTAGGGTGATGGAAGGGGAGCTGGATGTGATCGGCCCTCCTGTGATGAATGACTTATTTCGTGATACCTATAAAAATTTTTAA
- a CDS encoding response regulator transcription factor, with protein MEKRVLVVDDEPSIVKLVQFNLEKEGYKVGVASDGETALRMVKEMQPDLLVLDLMLPKVDGLEVCKQVRRENHHLPILMLTAKTEEFDKVLGLELGADDYMTKPFSPRELVARVKAIFRRVDVSREQAAPEKQAAMEIGNLVIDKEGYEVLRDGQSVDLTPKEFELLIYLAEHRGRVLSRDQLLNAVWDYDYIGDTRIVDVHVSHLREKVEEDSRNPAYIKTVRGIGYKFEGPKKG; from the coding sequence ATGGAAAAGCGTGTCCTAGTCGTGGATGATGAGCCTTCGATTGTGAAGTTGGTTCAGTTTAATTTAGAAAAAGAAGGATATAAAGTAGGGGTGGCTTCCGATGGGGAAACGGCTCTCCGGATGGTGAAAGAGATGCAGCCGGATCTGTTGGTGCTGGATTTGATGTTGCCAAAAGTGGATGGCTTAGAAGTTTGCAAACAGGTCCGGCGAGAGAACCATCACCTGCCGATTTTGATGTTGACAGCTAAGACGGAGGAGTTTGACAAAGTGCTGGGTTTGGAGCTGGGAGCGGACGATTATATGACGAAGCCCTTTAGCCCGCGGGAACTGGTGGCCCGAGTCAAGGCGATTTTTCGTCGGGTGGATGTTTCCAGGGAACAGGCAGCTCCGGAAAAGCAAGCGGCAATGGAAATCGGGAACCTGGTGATCGATAAAGAAGGGTATGAAGTGTTGCGCGATGGCCAATCGGTCGATCTGACACCGAAGGAATTTGAATTATTGATCTATCTGGCTGAGCATCGGGGACGGGTGTTATCCAGAGACCAATTGCTAAATGCGGTCTGGGATTATGATTACATCGGGGATACACGGATCGTGGATGTTCATGTCAGCCACTTGCGTGAAAAAGTGGAAGAAGACTCCCGCAACCCGGCCTATATTAAAACGGTGCGCGGCATCGGTTATAAGTTTGAAGGACCGAAAAAGGGATGA
- the icd gene encoding NADP-dependent isocitrate dehydrogenase, translated as MAPLEAPQRGEKITLQNGELQVPNNPIIPFIEGDGTGPDIWAAARRVLDAAVEKAYGSTKKIEWFEIYAGEKAYNQHGEWLPQETLKTIEEYYVAIKGPLTTPVGGGIRSLNVALRQELDLFVCVRPVRYFNGVPSPVKRPEDVDMVIFRENSEDIYAGIEWEAESEEAQKVIRFLREDMGVKKIRFPETSGIGIKPVSREGTERLVRSAIQYALDHGRKSVTLVHKGNIMKFTEGSFKNWGYELAAREFGDKVFTWVQYDEIKEKDGLEAANRAQAEAEAAGKVIVKDSIADAFLQQILTRPAEYDVIATLNLNGDYVSDALAAQVGGIGIAPGANINFETGHAIFEATHGTAPKYAGLDKVNPGSVILSGVLMLEHLGWQEAADLIYGAMDKTIEQKHVTYDFARLMEGATELKCSEFATKLIENLSR; from the coding sequence ATGGCGCCGTTGGAAGCACCGCAACGTGGAGAAAAAATTACCCTTCAAAATGGTGAGCTTCAGGTTCCTAACAATCCGATCATCCCGTTTATCGAAGGGGATGGAACGGGTCCCGATATTTGGGCGGCTGCCCGTCGTGTGCTTGATGCTGCAGTGGAAAAAGCATACGGCTCCACCAAAAAGATCGAGTGGTTTGAGATCTATGCTGGCGAAAAAGCGTACAATCAGCACGGTGAATGGTTGCCTCAAGAAACCCTGAAAACGATTGAGGAATATTACGTTGCGATCAAAGGGCCGTTGACCACCCCGGTGGGTGGAGGCATTCGCTCCCTAAACGTCGCTCTGCGGCAAGAGTTGGATTTGTTTGTATGTGTGCGGCCGGTCCGTTATTTCAACGGAGTCCCCTCCCCAGTGAAGCGGCCGGAAGATGTCGATATGGTGATTTTCCGCGAAAACTCTGAAGATATCTATGCAGGTATCGAGTGGGAGGCAGAATCGGAGGAAGCGCAAAAAGTAATCCGTTTCCTGCGTGAGGATATGGGTGTGAAAAAGATCCGCTTCCCTGAAACTTCTGGTATCGGTATCAAGCCTGTTTCTCGTGAAGGAACGGAGCGGTTGGTCCGGTCTGCGATCCAGTACGCTTTGGATCATGGTCGCAAAAGCGTCACATTGGTGCATAAAGGAAACATTATGAAATTCACGGAAGGTTCCTTTAAAAATTGGGGCTATGAATTGGCTGCCCGTGAATTTGGCGATAAAGTGTTTACCTGGGTGCAATATGACGAGATCAAAGAGAAAGACGGGCTGGAGGCTGCCAACCGAGCACAGGCGGAAGCGGAAGCCGCCGGCAAGGTTATCGTCAAGGACTCGATCGCTGATGCATTCTTACAACAGATTTTAACCCGACCGGCCGAGTATGATGTAATCGCTACTCTTAACCTGAACGGCGATTATGTTTCCGACGCTTTGGCTGCACAGGTAGGTGGGATCGGGATTGCACCGGGTGCCAACATTAACTTTGAAACTGGGCATGCCATCTTTGAAGCGACTCATGGCACCGCACCCAAATATGCGGGATTAGATAAGGTAAATCCGGGGTCTGTGATTTTATCCGGTGTGCTGATGCTGGAACATTTGGGCTGGCAAGAAGCAGCGGATCTCATTTATGGTGCGATGGATAAAACGATCGAGCAAAAACACGTTACCTACGATTTCGCCCGGTTGATGGAAGGGGCAACAGAATTAAAGTGCTCCGAGTTTGCTACAAAACTGATCGAAAATTTATCGCGCTAA
- the pnpS gene encoding two-component system histidine kinase PnpS, whose product MKSLRNRLTLIFIVLIGLSVLGTGIFVALLLKASYLGSLTDRLAKEGQLLADTLDWQAIATEPEVFQQQAEKYSQALDAQVMLIGADGTVVGDSERPPVEWGNLSQVPEVARTLRNQTEDGYNRVTTEDRLLVYLPVEKGGRVQGVVRIALDLDIVNRSLTHVWVSLTVGLLIAYLAAAIVSSQIASRITKPLEEITQVAVDIARNKFHRRIPVRKRDEIGRLAAAINRMAAGLRYQLETIRKSERRLTSVIETMESGLLMVDSEQKVTLANQAIYRFFDVKTSQLLHKPLDRAVFHDLNVLIEQAIASGERVRDELHLYFPQERIIEVNLTPIWGEKDGMGVVAVLHDITPIRRLEKMRTEFVANVSHELKTPVTSLRGFAETLLDGAAEDPEMQREFLEIIHRESLRLERLISDLLDLSKIESRKMPIQLEPIRVKSLIQPLAQTVEEEMKKKELLFRLELEEDFTVEVDKDRFSQIVINLLANAMSYTPAGGSIVLSAGRKEDRWWLQVVDTGIGIPEEDLPRIFERFYRVDKARSRESGGTGLGLAIVKHLVESHHGEIQVDSQVGKGTTFTLTFPL is encoded by the coding sequence ATGAAGTCCCTCCGCAACCGCTTAACTTTGATCTTTATCGTTCTGATTGGATTGTCGGTTTTGGGTACCGGCATTTTTGTAGCTTTATTGTTAAAAGCTTCTTATTTGGGTTCGTTGACGGATCGCCTGGCCAAAGAAGGGCAACTACTGGCGGATACACTCGACTGGCAGGCGATCGCTACAGAACCGGAAGTGTTTCAACAACAGGCGGAGAAGTATAGTCAAGCCTTAGACGCGCAAGTGATGCTGATTGGAGCTGACGGGACGGTGGTGGGGGATTCTGAGCGCCCGCCGGTGGAGTGGGGGAATCTGTCCCAGGTTCCGGAAGTCGCTCGTACGCTTCGCAACCAAACGGAAGATGGGTATAATCGGGTAACCACAGAAGATCGTCTACTCGTCTACCTCCCGGTGGAAAAAGGCGGGAGAGTGCAGGGAGTGGTCCGAATTGCATTGGATCTGGATATTGTTAACCGTTCGCTCACACATGTCTGGGTATCGCTGACGGTGGGGTTGTTGATTGCATACCTAGCGGCGGCGATTGTCAGTTCACAAATCGCCTCCCGCATTACCAAGCCACTGGAAGAGATTACACAAGTGGCGGTGGATATCGCACGTAACAAATTTCATCGTCGCATTCCCGTTCGCAAACGGGATGAGATTGGACGGCTGGCAGCGGCCATCAATCGCATGGCGGCGGGTTTACGCTATCAGCTGGAAACGATCCGTAAAAGCGAGCGCCGCCTTACCAGTGTGATTGAAACGATGGAGAGCGGCTTGCTGATGGTGGACTCCGAGCAAAAGGTGACCTTGGCCAATCAGGCAATTTATCGCTTTTTTGATGTCAAAACTTCACAATTGCTGCATAAACCCTTGGATCGAGCTGTGTTTCACGATCTCAATGTTCTGATTGAACAAGCGATTGCCTCTGGGGAACGGGTACGGGATGAATTGCATTTGTATTTTCCGCAGGAGCGGATTATCGAGGTGAATTTAACCCCGATATGGGGAGAAAAAGACGGGATGGGCGTAGTGGCGGTACTGCACGATATTACTCCTATCCGCCGTTTAGAGAAGATGCGAACGGAATTTGTGGCCAACGTTTCCCATGAACTGAAAACACCGGTTACTTCCTTACGCGGTTTTGCGGAAACATTGTTGGACGGCGCGGCAGAAGACCCCGAAATGCAGCGCGAATTTCTGGAAATCATTCATCGGGAAAGTCTGCGGCTGGAGCGTTTAATCAGTGATCTGTTGGATCTTTCCAAAATCGAGTCACGTAAAATGCCGATTCAATTGGAACCGATCCGGGTAAAATCATTGATTCAACCGTTGGCGCAAACCGTAGAAGAAGAAATGAAGAAAAAAGAGCTGCTTTTCCGTCTTGAGTTGGAGGAAGATTTTACCGTTGAAGTGGATAAAGATCGTTTTTCCCAGATCGTCATCAACCTGTTGGCAAATGCCATGTCGTATACTCCCGCAGGGGGTTCAATCGTATTGTCTGCGGGACGGAAAGAGGATCGCTGGTGGCTGCAGGTGGTGGACACCGGCATTGGTATTCCAGAGGAAGATCTTCCCCGTATCTTTGAACGATTCTACCGCGTGGATAAAGCCCGCTCCCGTGAATCCGGGGGAACCGGTTTGGGATTGGCGATCGTCAAGCATTTGGTCGAATCCCACCACGGAGAAATCCAAGTCGATAGCCAGGTAGGCAAAGGAACCACCTTTACGTTAACCTTTCCCCTTTAG